A single genomic interval of Carassius carassius chromosome 24, fCarCar2.1, whole genome shotgun sequence harbors:
- the LOC132102750 gene encoding rho guanine nucleotide exchange factor 2-like isoform X1: MSRVSDPSPKARQEKMKDVNVKNKEKERKAREKETKERESRYSNGHLFTSLSVSATTLCSACNKSITAKEALSCPTCNVTIHNRCRDTLANCAKMKQKQQKLALLRSTATLHNVALRSKNPILKERPSSAIYPSETLRQSFLGSRKGRSTLSLNKSVSTNNIAGSLNDDSPVGLRRILSHSTDSLNFRNRAMSMESLNDEGEMYYASMMEELEKDGKDFEVDSWSMAVDSSYLQSQRKDVIKRQDVIYELIQTELNHVRTLRIMEGVFRRGMLEEVLMEMGVVHAIFPCLDQLLSIHSSFLSQLLQRRNDSLAPSSARNFTIQKLGDILVEQFSGQNAEEMRKCYVEFCSRHLKAVKLYKELLARDKRFQQFIRRVSRGSLLRRHGVQECILLVTQRITKYPVLIKRILDNTKGNEEESKSLADSLTLIRELLCSVDQQVQELERAQRLQEIQSRLDPRAETKVKGGGVFGGGELLRRRLIHEGALLWKTAQGSRLKDVHVLLMTDILVFMQEKDQKFIFPCLDKPAVLCLQNLIVRDIANQQRGMFLISHSTPPEMYELHAASKEDRNTWMKLIQRTVSNCPSREDFPLIETEDKALLRRLRADIQQKDREVLELLQERVTLFSDLAEATGGQNVNVPTNSRNIFRADTPYAPQAEKLLNDAIVEVDRLSEVLLGSSIERPQSCRLNGESTGIDKGTISVNGIREINSSSNKISQDRNGNQLQDKMLNEEVCQRLVNLSTQLHAVQAAVIKQDSFLEVYMQKDLCPATASELEAGGPQGTRGDLAELQHKYNLLQGEVIRLRAAQDKKGEKQLQELRLKDTMDTRDTLISQETAVQVDGMQEDSPRDLQDIPEESECGTEAHS, from the exons CTTGCAATGTGACCATTCACAACCGCTGCCGTGACACACTGGCCAATTGCGCCAAAATGAAACAGAAG CAGCAGAAGCTGGCTCTGCTCAGGAGCACCGCGACTTTACACAATGTGGCCCTCCGCAGCAAAA ATCCAATATTGAAGGAGAGGCCGAGTTCAGCCATTTACCCATCAGAGACACTGAGACAGTCTTTCCTTGGTTCCCGCAAAGGACGCTCCACGTTGTCCCTCAACAAGAGCGTCTCCACCAATAACATTGCAGG AAGTCTGAATGATGATTCTCCTGTGGGACTGAGGCGGATTCTGTCTCACTCCACAGACTCTCTGAACTTCAGGAACAGAGCCATGTCCATGGAATCCCTTAATGATGAAG GAGAAATGTATTATGCGTCAATGATGGAGGAGCTGGAGAAGGATGGGAAGGATTTTGAAGTAGATTCCTGGAGTATGGCTGTGGACTCTTCTTATCTACAGTCTCAACGCAAAGACGTCATCAAGAGACAAGACGTAATATACG AGCTGATTCAGACGGAGCTGAACCACGTGCGTACGCTGCGGATCATGGAGGGGGTGTTTCGCAGAGGAATGCTGGAAGAGGTGTTGATGGAGATGGGCGTAGTTCACGCAATCTTTCCCTGCTTAGATCAGCTGCTGTCTATTCACTCCAGTTTCCTGAGCCAACTACTGCAGAGAAGAAACGATAGCCTGGCACCCAGCAGCGCCCGCAACTTCACTATCCAAAAGCTGGGAGATATACTGGTGGAGCAG TTCTCAGGACAGAATGCGGAAGAGATGAGGAAATGCTACGTTGAATTCTGCAGTCGACACTTGAAAGCTGTGAAACTCTATAAGGAGCTGTTGGCCCGTGACAAAAGGTTCCAGCAGTTCATACGG CGGGTGAGCAGAGGTTCTTTACTGCGTCGCCATGGTGTCCAAGAGTGCATCTTACTCGTCACTCAACGCATCACTAAATACCCTGTACTTATCAAGCGCATACTAGACAACACTAAAG GTAATGAAGAAGAGAGTAAATCTCTGGCTGACTCTCTGACGCTGATCCGGGAGCTGCTGTGTTCCGTGGATCAGCAGGTTCAAGAGTTAGAGAGGGCACAGCGTTTGCAGGAGATCCAGTCCCGTCTGGACCCACGCGCTGAGACGAAAGTTAAGGGTGGAGGAGTGTTTGGTGGAGGAGAGCTGCTGCGCCGTCGACTCATTCACGAGGGAGCACTGCTCTGGAAGACTGCTCAAGGCTCCAGACTCAAAG atgTGCATGTTTTGTTGATGACAGACATCCTGGTGTTCATGCAGGAAAAAGACCAGAAGTTTATTTTTCCCTGTCTG gACAAACCGGCAGTGCTGTGCCTTCAGAATTTGATTGTGAGAGATATAGCCAATCAGCAGCGAGGAATGTTCCTCATCAGTCACTCCACACCTCCAGAGATGTACGAGCTCCACGCCGCCTCCAAAGAGGACAGAAACACCTGGATGAAACTCATCCAGCGGACAGTGAGCAA CTGTCCATCAAGAGAAGACTTCCCTCTGATCGAAACTGAGGACAAGGCTTTGCTACGCCGACTCAGAG CTGATATCCAGCAGAAGGACCGTGAAGTTTTGGAGCTGCTACAGGAGCGTGTGACATTGTTCTCTGATTTGGCCGAGGCCACCGGAGGTCAGAACGTCAACGTTCCCACAAACTCCAGAAATATATTCAGAGCAGATACGCCCTACGCCCCTCAGGCGGAGAAGCTACTGAATGACGCCATTGTTGAGG TGGACAGGCTGAGTGAAGTGCTGTTGGGTTCCAGCATCGAGCGTCCACAGTCCTGCAGATTGAACGGTGAATCGACTGGAATAGATAAAGGAACGATATCAGTTAACGGAATCCGTGAAATAAACAGTTCATCCAACAAG atTTCACAGGACAGGAATGGGAACCAGCTGCAGGACAAGATGCTAAACGAG GAGGTGTGCCAAAGACTTGTGAACCTCAGCACTCAGCTTCATGCGGTACAG GCTGCAGTGATCAAGCAGGACTCGTTCCTGGAGGTGTACATGCAGAAGGACTTGTGTCCCGCTACAGCATCAGAGCTGGAGGCCGGCGGTCCTCAGGGCACTCGAGGAGATCTGGCAGAGCTACAGCACAAGTACAACCTCCTGCAGGGAGAAGTGATCCGACTACGGGCCGCCCAGGACAAGAAGGGCGAAAAACAACTCCAAGAGCTGCGGCTTAAAGACACAATGGACACGCGTGACACCTTGATCTCACAGGAAACAGCAGTTCAGGTGGATGGCATGCAGGAGGACAGTCCCAGAG ATCTGCAGGATATCCCAGAGGAGAGTGAGTGTGGGACAGAAGCTCACAGTTAA
- the LOC132102750 gene encoding rho guanine nucleotide exchange factor 2-like isoform X2 has product MSRVSDPSPKARQEKMKDVNVKNKEKERKAREKETKERESRYSNGHLFTSLSVSATTLCSACNKSITAKEALSCPTCNVTIHNRCRDTLANCAKMKQKQQKLALLRSTATLHNVALRSKNPILKERPSSAIYPSETLRQSFLGSRKGRSTLSLNKSVSTNNIAGSLNDDSPVGLRRILSHSTDSLNFRNRAMSMESLNDEGEMYYASMMEELEKDGKDFEVDSWSMAVDSSYLQSQRKDVIKRQDVIYELIQTELNHVRTLRIMEGVFRRGMLEEVLMEMGVVHAIFPCLDQLLSIHSSFLSQLLQRRNDSLAPSSARNFTIQKLGDILVEQFSGQNAEEMRKCYVEFCSRHLKAVKLYKELLARDKRFQQFIRRVSRGSLLRRHGVQECILLVTQRITKYPVLIKRILDNTKGNEEESKSLADSLTLIRELLCSVDQQVQELERAQRLQEIQSRLDPRAETKVKGGGVFGGGELLRRRLIHEGALLWKTAQGSRLKDVHVLLMTDILVFMQEKDQKFIFPCLDKPAVLCLQNLIVRDIANQQRGMFLISHSTPPEMYELHAASKEDRNTWMKLIQRTVSNCPSREDFPLIETEDKALLRRLRADIQQKDREVLELLQERVTLFSDLAEATGGQNVNVPTNSRNIFRADTPYAPQAEKLLNDAIVEVDRLSEVLLGSSIERPQSCRLNGESTGIDKGTISVNGIREINSSSNKDRNGNQLQDKMLNEEVCQRLVNLSTQLHAVQAAVIKQDSFLEVYMQKDLCPATASELEAGGPQGTRGDLAELQHKYNLLQGEVIRLRAAQDKKGEKQLQELRLKDTMDTRDTLISQETAVQVDGMQEDSPRDLQDIPEESECGTEAHS; this is encoded by the exons CTTGCAATGTGACCATTCACAACCGCTGCCGTGACACACTGGCCAATTGCGCCAAAATGAAACAGAAG CAGCAGAAGCTGGCTCTGCTCAGGAGCACCGCGACTTTACACAATGTGGCCCTCCGCAGCAAAA ATCCAATATTGAAGGAGAGGCCGAGTTCAGCCATTTACCCATCAGAGACACTGAGACAGTCTTTCCTTGGTTCCCGCAAAGGACGCTCCACGTTGTCCCTCAACAAGAGCGTCTCCACCAATAACATTGCAGG AAGTCTGAATGATGATTCTCCTGTGGGACTGAGGCGGATTCTGTCTCACTCCACAGACTCTCTGAACTTCAGGAACAGAGCCATGTCCATGGAATCCCTTAATGATGAAG GAGAAATGTATTATGCGTCAATGATGGAGGAGCTGGAGAAGGATGGGAAGGATTTTGAAGTAGATTCCTGGAGTATGGCTGTGGACTCTTCTTATCTACAGTCTCAACGCAAAGACGTCATCAAGAGACAAGACGTAATATACG AGCTGATTCAGACGGAGCTGAACCACGTGCGTACGCTGCGGATCATGGAGGGGGTGTTTCGCAGAGGAATGCTGGAAGAGGTGTTGATGGAGATGGGCGTAGTTCACGCAATCTTTCCCTGCTTAGATCAGCTGCTGTCTATTCACTCCAGTTTCCTGAGCCAACTACTGCAGAGAAGAAACGATAGCCTGGCACCCAGCAGCGCCCGCAACTTCACTATCCAAAAGCTGGGAGATATACTGGTGGAGCAG TTCTCAGGACAGAATGCGGAAGAGATGAGGAAATGCTACGTTGAATTCTGCAGTCGACACTTGAAAGCTGTGAAACTCTATAAGGAGCTGTTGGCCCGTGACAAAAGGTTCCAGCAGTTCATACGG CGGGTGAGCAGAGGTTCTTTACTGCGTCGCCATGGTGTCCAAGAGTGCATCTTACTCGTCACTCAACGCATCACTAAATACCCTGTACTTATCAAGCGCATACTAGACAACACTAAAG GTAATGAAGAAGAGAGTAAATCTCTGGCTGACTCTCTGACGCTGATCCGGGAGCTGCTGTGTTCCGTGGATCAGCAGGTTCAAGAGTTAGAGAGGGCACAGCGTTTGCAGGAGATCCAGTCCCGTCTGGACCCACGCGCTGAGACGAAAGTTAAGGGTGGAGGAGTGTTTGGTGGAGGAGAGCTGCTGCGCCGTCGACTCATTCACGAGGGAGCACTGCTCTGGAAGACTGCTCAAGGCTCCAGACTCAAAG atgTGCATGTTTTGTTGATGACAGACATCCTGGTGTTCATGCAGGAAAAAGACCAGAAGTTTATTTTTCCCTGTCTG gACAAACCGGCAGTGCTGTGCCTTCAGAATTTGATTGTGAGAGATATAGCCAATCAGCAGCGAGGAATGTTCCTCATCAGTCACTCCACACCTCCAGAGATGTACGAGCTCCACGCCGCCTCCAAAGAGGACAGAAACACCTGGATGAAACTCATCCAGCGGACAGTGAGCAA CTGTCCATCAAGAGAAGACTTCCCTCTGATCGAAACTGAGGACAAGGCTTTGCTACGCCGACTCAGAG CTGATATCCAGCAGAAGGACCGTGAAGTTTTGGAGCTGCTACAGGAGCGTGTGACATTGTTCTCTGATTTGGCCGAGGCCACCGGAGGTCAGAACGTCAACGTTCCCACAAACTCCAGAAATATATTCAGAGCAGATACGCCCTACGCCCCTCAGGCGGAGAAGCTACTGAATGACGCCATTGTTGAGG TGGACAGGCTGAGTGAAGTGCTGTTGGGTTCCAGCATCGAGCGTCCACAGTCCTGCAGATTGAACGGTGAATCGACTGGAATAGATAAAGGAACGATATCAGTTAACGGAATCCGTGAAATAAACAGTTCATCCAACAAG GACAGGAATGGGAACCAGCTGCAGGACAAGATGCTAAACGAG GAGGTGTGCCAAAGACTTGTGAACCTCAGCACTCAGCTTCATGCGGTACAG GCTGCAGTGATCAAGCAGGACTCGTTCCTGGAGGTGTACATGCAGAAGGACTTGTGTCCCGCTACAGCATCAGAGCTGGAGGCCGGCGGTCCTCAGGGCACTCGAGGAGATCTGGCAGAGCTACAGCACAAGTACAACCTCCTGCAGGGAGAAGTGATCCGACTACGGGCCGCCCAGGACAAGAAGGGCGAAAAACAACTCCAAGAGCTGCGGCTTAAAGACACAATGGACACGCGTGACACCTTGATCTCACAGGAAACAGCAGTTCAGGTGGATGGCATGCAGGAGGACAGTCCCAGAG ATCTGCAGGATATCCCAGAGGAGAGTGAGTGTGGGACAGAAGCTCACAGTTAA